One part of the Arabidopsis thaliana chromosome 1 sequence genome encodes these proteins:
- a CDS encoding Basic-leucine zipper (bZIP) transcription factor family protein (Basic-leucine zipper (bZIP) transcription factor family protein; FUNCTIONS IN: DNA binding, sequence-specific DNA binding transcription factor activity; INVOLVED IN: regulation of transcription, DNA-dependent; LOCATED IN: chloroplast; CONTAINS InterPro DOMAIN/s: Basic-leucine zipper (bZIP) transcription factor (InterPro:IPR004827), bZIP transcription factor, bZIP-1 (InterPro:IPR011616); BEST Arabidopsis thaliana protein match is: basic region/leucine zipper transcription factor 16 (TAIR:AT2G35530.1); Has 967 Blast hits to 951 proteins in 159 species: Archae - 2; Bacteria - 7; Metazoa - 181; Fungi - 81; Plants - 591; Viruses - 1; Other Eukaryotes - 104 (source: NCBI BLink).), whose protein sequence is MELEPISSSCCSSSSSSSGEENTAAANMTEMEAAEALADLAQLAIMREQVFESAASWGSKGKRVRKRVKTESPPSDSLLKPPDSDTLPTPDLAEERLVKEEEEEEEVEPITKELTKAPVKSEINGETPKPILASTLIRCSRSNGCGRSRQNLSEAEREERRIRRILANRESARQTIRRRQAMCEELSKKAADLTYENENLRREKDWALKEFQSLETINKHLKEQVLKSVKPDTKEPEESPKPSQVEMSTSSTPFYFYNQNPYQLFCWPHVTQSSNPMISPLEFPTSGGASAKTITTQEHENAADDNGQKTHFYVVPCPWFLPPPDHSNGVPFGLQDTQRGTFSNGHHIDDSSARPMDVTETPRSHLPTRIKEEDSGSPETRPLYDLNESATEVLSEGGDGFPVTQQAYSLKHEDVSETTNGVTLMPPGHHVLISLPEKKHGSLAAAEARKRRKELTRLKNLHGRQCRMQVG, encoded by the exons ATGGAGTTGGAGCCTATATCATCGAGTTGTTgctcgtcgtcttcttcttcttctggggAGGAGAATACTGCGGCGGCGAACATGACGGAGATGGAGGCGGCAGAAGCATTGGCGGATTTAGCGCAGCTTGCGATAATGCGAGAGCAGGTTTTCGAATCTGCAGCGAGTTGGGGAAGTAAAGGGAAACGGGTGAGGAAGCGAGTCAAGACTGAGTCTCCTCCTTCTGACTCGCTTTTGAAACCACCTGACTCTGATACGTTACCTACTCCGGATCTAGCTGAG GAACGATtagtgaaagaagaagaggaagaagaagaagttgaaccAATAACTAAAGAACTAACTAAAGCTCCGGTTAAATCTGAAATCAATGGTGAAACACCTAAACCAATTCTTGCTTCGACTCTAATAAGGTGTAGTAGATCAAATGGTTGTGGCCGATCAAGACAGAATTTAAGTGAG GCTGAAAGAGAAGAACGTAGAATCAGAAGGATATTAGCTAATAGAGAATCTGCGAGGCAGACAATTCGGCGAAGACAG GCAATGTGTGAGGAGTTGAGTAAAAAAGCAGCTGATCTGACATATGAGAATGAGAATTTGAGGAGG GAAAAGGATTGGGCTTTGAAAGAGTTTCAGTCTTTGGAGACGATTAACAAGCATTTAAAGGAACAG GTATTGAAGTCAGTAAAACCCGATACAAAAGAGCCTGAAGAATCACCCAAGCCATCACAAGTTGAGATGTCTACATCATCTACTCCGTTTTACTTCTACAACCAGAATCCATATCAGCTTTTCTGCTGGCCTCATGTTACTCAATCATCAAATCCAATGATATCGCCACTTGAATTCCCTACTTCGGGAGGAGCTTCTGCTAAAACTATTACCACGCAGGAGCATGAAAATGCTGCAGATGATAATGGGCAAAAAACTCACTTTTACGTTGTACCTTGCCCTTGGTTTCTCCCTCCTCCTGATCACAGCAATGGTGTTCCTTTCGGGCTTCAAGATACACAAAGAGGTACTTTTTCAAACGGGCACCATATCGATGATTCTTCTGCAAGACCGATGGATGTCACAGAAACTCCGCGGTCCCATCTACCAACTAGAATCAAAGAAGAGGACTCTGGTTCACCCGAAACCAGACCTTTATATGATCTCAACGAATCTGCTACTGAAGTCCTCTCAGAAGGAGGAGATGGATTTCCTGTAACGCAGCAAGCTTATAGTTTAAAGCATGAAGATGTTTCTGAGACAACTAATGGAGTTACACTGATGCCGCCTGGTCATcatgttttgatttctctacCGGAGAAAAAGCATGGATCGTTGGCTGCAGCGGAAGCTAGAAAGAGACGGAAAGAACTCACAAGGCTCAAGAACCTCCATGGCCGTCAATGTCGGATGCAGGTCGGATAA
- a CDS encoding uncharacterized protein (unknown protein; FUNCTIONS IN: molecular_function unknown; INVOLVED IN: biological_process unknown; LOCATED IN: endomembrane system; EXPRESSED IN: 9 plant structures; EXPRESSED DURING: L mature pollen stage, M germinated pollen stage, 4 anthesis, C globular stage, petal differentiation and expansion stage; BEST Arabidopsis thaliana protein match is: unknown protein (TAIR:AT2G35765.1); Has 9 Blast hits to 9 proteins in 2 species: Archae - 0; Bacteria - 0; Metazoa - 0; Fungi - 0; Plants - 9; Viruses - 0; Other Eukaryotes - 0 (source: NCBI BLink).), whose product MAKISVAVLLSVMLLVSINSVDILAEEEPTVGQRVDSAMTSVTDAFNEHGGPQAVDTVSSTFKSVYGWFGDKAKEWGIHF is encoded by the exons ATGGCGAAAATATCGGTGGCCGTGCTGTTGTCGGTAATGCTACTTGTCTCGATAAACTCGGTGGATATCTTGGCCGAGGAAGAACCAACGGTTGGGCAGAGGGTAGACTCCGCCATGACGAGTGTCACCGATGCATTCAATGAACACGGCGGCCCACAAGCCGTCGACACCGTATCATCCACCTTCAAATCCGTTTACGGATGGTTCGGTGATAAAGCCAA GGAATGGGGAATCCACTTCTAA
- the RL5 gene encoding RAD-like 5 (RAD-like 5 (RL5); FUNCTIONS IN: DNA binding, sequence-specific DNA binding transcription factor activity; INVOLVED IN: regulation of transcription, DNA-dependent; EXPRESSED IN: 11 plant structures; EXPRESSED DURING: 9 growth stages; CONTAINS InterPro DOMAIN/s: SANT, DNA-binding (InterPro:IPR001005), Molecular chaperone, heat shock protein, Hsp40, DnaJ (InterPro:IPR015609), Homeodomain-like (InterPro:IPR009057), MYB-like (InterPro:IPR017877); BEST Arabidopsis thaliana protein match is: RAD-like 6 (TAIR:AT1G75250.2); Has 606 Blast hits to 606 proteins in 82 species: Archae - 0; Bacteria - 0; Metazoa - 147; Fungi - 0; Plants - 454; Viruses - 0; Other Eukaryotes - 5 (source: NCBI BLink).): MASSSMSSSSSWTSKQNKMFERALAVYDKDTPDRWQNVAKAVGSKSAEEVKRHYDILVEDLMNIEQDLVPLPKYKTVDVGSKSRGIDDFDLRLMKNMRIQ, encoded by the exons atggCCTCTAGTTCTATGAGCTCGAGCTCTTCTTGGACGTCTAAGCAAAACAAGATGTTCGAGAGGGCTTTAGCCGTTTACGATAAAGACACTCCCGACCGTTGGCAAAACGTGGCTAAAGCAGTTGGAAGTAAATCTGCAGAGGAAGTTAAACGTCACTACGACATCCTCGTTGAAGATCTCATGAACATCGAACAAGACTTAGTACCTTTGCCTAAATACAAAACCGTCGATGTTGGAAGTAAATCTAGAGGCATcgatgattttgatttgag GTTAATGAAGAATATGAGAATCCAGTGA
- a CDS encoding Transducin/WD40 repeat-like superfamily protein (Transducin/WD40 repeat-like superfamily protein; FUNCTIONS IN: DNA binding; INVOLVED IN: regulation of transcription, DNA-dependent; LOCATED IN: CUL4 RING ubiquitin ligase complex; EXPRESSED IN: 23 plant structures; EXPRESSED DURING: 13 growth stages; CONTAINS InterPro DOMAIN/s: AT hook, DNA-binding motif (InterPro:IPR017956), A.T hook-like (InterPro:IPR020478), WD40 repeat (InterPro:IPR001680), HMG-I/HMG-Y, DNA-binding, conserved site (InterPro:IPR000637), WD40 repeat-like-containing domain (InterPro:IPR011046), WD40/YVTN repeat-like-containing domain (InterPro:IPR015943), WD40 repeat, subgroup (InterPro:IPR019781); Has 323 Blast hits to 302 proteins in 88 species: Archae - 0; Bacteria - 11; Metazoa - 131; Fungi - 67; Plants - 67; Viruses - 0; Other Eukaryotes - 47 (source: NCBI BLink).), whose product MDGEECNISLFDYSAESHLKAVESITDLCGEANADIDENDINILSSSVTFLREWRHYNFEPKSFAFYNEAEKNHQPKDINSQTLPQFSSARAPKVKIHDDESSSSGEISKDFVMHVGGSVWAMEWCPRVHGNPDAQAKCEFLAVATHPPDSYSHKIGIPLIGRGIIQIWCIINATCKKDSGQVSDKGKKLTGKSRKQPSGETTETTEPKKPRGRPRKHPVETTEPKKPRGRPRKKSTAELPVELDDDVLYVEALSVRYPENSVVPATPLRILRETPVTETKVNNEGSGQVLSSDNANIKLPVRRKRQKTKSTEESCTPMILEYSEAVGNVPSKPSSGISEDIVALPRVVLCLAHNGKVVWDMKWRPSYAGDSLNKHSMGYLAVLLGNGSLEVWDVPMPKATSALYLSSKKAATDPRFVKLAPVFKCSNLKCGDTKSIPLTVEWSTLGNPDFLLAGCHDGTVALWKFSTTKSSEDTRPLLFFSADTAPIRAVAWAPGESDQESANIVATAGHAGLKFWDLRDPFRPLWDLHPVPRFIYSLDWLQDPSCVLLSFDDGTLRILSLVKVAYDVPATGRPYPNTKQQGLSVYNCSTFPIWSIQVSRLTGIAAYCTADGSIFHFELTTKAVEKDTRNRTPHYLCGQLTMKDSTFIVHSPVPDIPIVLKKPVGETGEKQRCLRSLLNESPSRYASNVSDVQPLAFAHVEDPGLESESEGTNNKAAKSKAKKGKNNARAEEDENSRALVCVKEDGGEEEGRRKAASNNSNGMKAEGFPPKMVAMHRVRWNMNKGSERWLCYGGAAGIVRCQEIAPTSDWKPRR is encoded by the exons ATGGATGGAGAAGAATGTAATATATCACTGTTTGATTATTCTGCTGAGAGTCATCTAAAGGCAGTGGAATCTATCACTGATTTATGTGGTGAAGCTAATGCTGATATTGATGAGAATGATATCAACATATTGTCATCATCAGTTACATTCTTGAG GGAATGGAGGCATTATAATTTCGAACCAAAGAGTTTTGCATTCTACAACGAGGCTGAGAAAAACCATCAACCAAAGGATATAAACAGTCAAACTTTGCCTCAATTTTCTTCCGCACGAGCTCCCAAG GTTAAGATACATGACGAtgagtcatcatcatctggtGAAATCAG CAAGGACTTTGTGATGCATGTTGGAGGCTCTGTTTGGGCAATGGAGTGGTGTCCCAGAGTTCATGGGAATCCAGATGCTCAAGCTAAATGTGAG TTTCTAGCTGTGGCTACTCATCCGCCTGACTCATACAGTCACAAGATTGGTATTCCTCTTATAGGTCGAGGCATCATTCAGATATGGTGCATTATAAATGCCACTTGCAAGAAAGATAGCGGCCAAGTTTCAGATAAGGGTAAAAAATTGACAGGAAAGTCTCGAAAACAACCATCTGGTGAAACTACTGAAACAACAGAACCTAAGAAGCCGAGAGGCAGGCCCAGAAAGCATCCAGTAGAGACAACAGAGCCTAAGAAACCAAGAGGTAGACCTAGAAAGAAGAGTACTGCCGAGTTACCTGTTGAGCTTGATGATGACGTTCTGTACGTTGAAGCTCTGTCTGTTCGGTATCCAGAAAATTCAGTTGTTCCCGCAACTCCTCTTCGGATACTACGAGAAACTCCAGTAACAGAAACTAAGGTCAACAATGAAGGTTCAGGACAAGTGTTGTCTTCGGACAATGCAAATATCAAGCTTCCAGTACggagaaagagacaaaaaaccaaaagtaCTGAAGAAAGTTGCACACCCATGATATTAGAATATAGTGAAGCTGTTGGAAATGTACCGAGCAAACCGTCCTCTGGTATTTCTGAAGACATAGTAGCTCTTCCAAGGGTTGTCTTATGCCTGGCCCACAATGGAAAAGTTGTCTGGGATATGAAATGGCGTCCCTCATATGCGGGTGATTCTCTTAATAAGCATAGTATGGGATATTTAGCTGTCTTGCTGGGGAATGGATCTCTGGAAGT GTGGGATGTTCCAATGCCTAAGGCAACATCAGCTCTATATTTATCATCAAAGAAAGCTGCGACTGATCCCCGTTTTGTGAAACTGGCTCCCGTTTTCAAATGTTCAAACTTGAAGTGTGGCGACACAAAGAG TATTCCTTTGACAGTTGAATGGTCGACTTTAGGGAACCCTGATTTCTTACTGGCTGGTTGCCACGATGGCACG GTTGCTCTCTGGAAGTTTTCTACAACCAAATCTTCAGAAG ATACAAGACCTTTACTTTTCTTCAGCGCAGATACAGCTCCTATTAGGGCAGTTGCATGGGCTCCTGGTGAAAG TGATCAGGAAAGTGCAAACATAGTAGCAACTGCTGGACATGCTGGTCTGAAGTTTTGGGACTTACG TGATCCGTTCCGTCCTCTGTGGGATTTGCACCCAGTACCAAGGTTTATTTACAGCCTTGATTGGTTACAAGATCCAAG CTGCGTTCTATTGTCCTTTGATGATGGAACATTAAGAATCCTAAGCTTGGTGAAGGTTGCGTATGATGTTCCTGCTACTGGAAGGCCTTATCCTAATACAAAACAGCAAGGGTTAAGCGTTTATAACTGTTCAACTTTTCCCATCTGGAGTATTCAAGTATCAAGGCTAACAG GCATAGCAGCGTATTGCACTGCAGATGGGTCCATTTTCCATTTCGAG CTTACGACCAAAGCAGTGGAAAAAGACACGAGAAATCGGACTCCACACTATCTCTGTGGACAGTTGACAATGAAAGATTCCACCTTCATAGTGCATAGTCCAGTTCCAGACATCCCGATCGTATTGAAGAAACCAGTTGGTGAGACCGGTGAAAAACAGAGATGCCTTCGAAGTCTCTTGAACGAATCTCCTAGCCGATATGCATCTAACGTTTCAGATGTTCAGCCTCTAG CTTTTGCACACGTTGAGGATCCAGGTTTAGAGTCTGAATCCGAAGGAACAAATAACAAAGCAGCAAAATCAAAGgctaaaaaaggaaagaacaaCGCAAGAGCAGAGGAGGACGAGAACAGCAGAGCACTGGTCTGTGTCAAAGAAGAtggcggagaagaagaaggaagaagaaaagcagcTAGCAACAATAGCAATGGAATGAAAGCAGAAGGGTTCCCGCCTAAAATGGTGGCGATGCATCGTGTGCGGTGGAACATGAATAAAGGAAGTGAGAGATGGTTATGTTATGGTGGAGCCGCCGGGATTGTTCGGTGTCAAGAGATTGCTCCAACCTCAGATTGGAAACCTCGGAGATAA
- the NFD5 gene encoding pentatricopeptide (PPR) repeat-containing protein (NUCLEAR FUSION DEFECTIVE 5 (NFD5); EXPRESSED IN: 21 plant structures; EXPRESSED DURING: 13 growth stages.), giving the protein MKSFLLSRQAIHRISLLSSKTPTFCRNFSAITSTISHSDRHLRSYDEQTPFQNVEIPRPISSFNRYFHFTRESRLSESSAAIDDSNDQEEDDEDGTTNEFLSRFVWIMRGKVSEAYPDCDKKMIDGMLLLIVEKVVEEIERGGFNKVGSAPPSPSSEFSDDLWATIWEVSNTVLKDMEKERKKEKMKQYVQSPEVMEMCRFAGEIGIRGDLLRELRFKWAREKMDDAEFYESLEQQRDLDNSIRESETVDGEVEEEGFVPSDEVESRSISLPKRKGKLKYKIYGLELSDPKWVEMADKIHEAEEEADWREPKPVTGKCKLVMEKLESLQEGDDPSGLLAEWAELLEPNRVDWIALINQLREGNTHAYLKVRL; this is encoded by the coding sequence ATGAAATCTTTCCTCCTCTCTAGACAAGCGATCCACCGTATTTCACTATTATCTTCAAAAACCCCAACTTTCTGCAGAAACTTCTCCGCCATTACATCCACCATTTCTCACTCTGATCGTCATCTAAGAAGCTACGACGAACAAACCCCATTCCAAAATGTCGAAATCCCTAGACCCATTTCATCATTCAATCGATATTTCCACTTTACTCGCGAGTCCCGACTCAGTGAATCCAGTGCCGCCATTGACGACTCAAATGACCAAGAGGAAGATGACGAAGATGGAACAACAAACGAGTTCCTCTCACGATTCGTTTGGATAATGCGTGGGAAAGTCTCAGAAGCTTACCCAGATTGTGacaagaagatgattgatGGTATGCTTCTGCTTATTGTTGAGAAAGTCGTGGAAGAAATCGAAAGAGGTGGATTCAATAAAGTTGGATCAGCTCCACCTTCACCGTCATCGGAGTTTAGCGATGATCTATGGGCTACTATCTGGGAAGTTAGTAATACAGTGTTGAAAGAtatggagaaagagaggaagaaggagaagatgaagcaaTACGTTCAATCTCCTGAAGTGATGGAGATGTGTAGGTTTGCTGGAGAGATTGGTATTCGTGGTGATTTGCTTAGAGAACTTAGATTTAAATGGGCAAGAGAGAAAATGGACGACGCTGAGTTTTATGAGAGTTTGGAACAGCAACGTGATTTGGATAATTCGATTAGGGAATCTGAAACTGTGGAtggagaagtagaagaagaagggtttgTTCCTTCTGATGAAGTTGAATCTAGGAGTATCTCCCTTCCTAAACGAAAGGGGAAGTTGAAGTACAAGATCTACGGGCTTGAGTTGTCGGATCCGAAATGGGTTGAAATGGCTGATAAAATTCATGAAGCTGAGGAAGAGGCTGATTGGAGAGAGCCTAAACCTGTAACTGGAAAGTGCAAATTGGTTATGGAGAAGCTTGAGTCTTTGCAGGAGGGAGATGATCCTTCAGGGTTGCTTGCTGAATGGGCTGAGTTATTGGAGCCTAACCGTGTGGATTGGATTGCTTTAATTAATCAGTTGCGAGAAGGAAACACTCATGCATACTTAAAGGTTAGACTTTAG
- a CDS encoding DNA polymerase epsilon catalytic subunit A (unknown protein; FUNCTIONS IN: molecular_function unknown; INVOLVED IN: N-terminal protein myristoylation, anaerobic respiration; LOCATED IN: cellular_component unknown; EXPRESSED IN: leaf apex, inflorescence meristem, hypocotyl, root, flower; EXPRESSED DURING: petal differentiation and expansion stage; Has 47 Blast hits to 47 proteins in 13 species: Archae - 0; Bacteria - 0; Metazoa - 0; Fungi - 0; Plants - 47; Viruses - 0; Other Eukaryotes - 0 (source: NCBI BLink).), with protein sequence MGSLMSGWDSRVRDPKSVRRCKSLTREEIDTFWKTKKKNEEEEHVQAFSKLVTQEGAQSQAKEKKSVDDLFENQSKSSGWWRKTYWAFLNEPREEEGRPNNYVSQFKVAHIAKIAGS encoded by the exons ATGGGTTCTTTAATGTCAGGATGGGACTCTCGAGTAAGGGATCCCAAATCAG TGAGAAGGTGCAAGTCGCtcacaagagaagaaatcgACACTTTTtggaaaacgaagaagaagaatgaagaagaagaacatgttCAAGCCTTTTCCAAGTTGGTAACTCAG GAAGGTGCACAAAGCCAagcgaaagagaagaagagtgtaGATGATCTTTTTGAGAACCAAAGCAAGAGTAGTGgatg GTGGAGAAAAACCTACTGGGCGTTCTTGAATGAGCCGAGGGAGGAAGAGGGTCGACCGAACAACTACGTGTCGCAATTCAAAGTTGCTCACATCGCCAAAATTGCGGGCTCGTAA
- the NFD5 gene encoding pentatricopeptide (PPR) repeat-containing protein (NUCLEAR FUSION DEFECTIVE 5 (NFD5); EXPRESSED IN: 21 plant structures; EXPRESSED DURING: 13 growth stages; CONTAINS InterPro DOMAIN/s: Pentatricopeptide repeat (InterPro:IPR002885); BEST Arabidopsis thaliana protein match is: Tetratricopeptide repeat (TPR)-like superfamily protein (TAIR:AT1G01970.1); Has 30201 Blast hits to 17322 proteins in 780 species: Archae - 12; Bacteria - 1396; Metazoa - 17338; Fungi - 3422; Plants - 5037; Viruses - 0; Other Eukaryotes - 2996 (source: NCBI BLink).), producing MKSFLLSRQAIHRISLLSSKTPTFCRNFSAITSTISHSDRHLRSYDEQTPFQNVEIPRPISSFNRYFHFTRESRLSESSAAIDDSNDQEEDDEDGTTNEFLSRFVWIMRGKVSEAYPDCDKKMIDGMLLLIVEKVVEEIERGGFNKVGSAPPSPSSEFSDDLWATIWEVSNTVLKDMEKERKKEKMKQYVQSPEVMEMCRFAGEIGIRGDLLRELRFKWAREKMDDAEFYESLEQQRDLDNSIRESETVDGEVEEEGFVPSDEVESRSISLPKRKGKLKYKIYGLELSDPKWVEMADKIHEAEEEADWREPKPVTGKCKLVMEKLESLQEGDDPSGLLAEWAELLEPNRVDWIALINQLREGNTHAYLKVAEGVLDEKSFNASISDYSKLIHIHAKENHIEDVERILKKMSQNGIFPDILTATALVHMYSKSGNFERATEAFENLKSYGLRPDEKIYEAMILGYVNAGKPKLGERLMKEMQAKELKASEEVYMALLRAYAQMGDANGAAGISSSMQYASDGPLSFEAYSLFVEAYGKAGQVDKAKSNFDEMRKLGHKPDDKCIANLVRAYKGENSLDKALRLLLQLEKDGIEIGVITYTVLVDWMANLGLIEEAEQLLVKISQLGEAPPFELQVSLCCMYSGVRNEKKTLQALGVLEAKRDQMGPNEFDKVISALKRGGFEKDARRMYKYMEARKFLPSQRLQMDMVAPPRAFGSGSGRVRRFNS from the exons ATGAAATCTTTCCTCCTCTCTAGACAAGCGATCCACCGTATTTCACTATTATCTTCAAAAACCCCAACTTTCTGCAGAAACTTCTCCGCCATTACATCCACCATTTCTCACTCTGATCGTCATCTAAGAAGCTACGACGAACAAACCCCATTCCAAAATGTCGAAATCCCTAGACCCATTTCATCATTCAATCGATATTTCCACTTTACTCGCGAGTCCCGACTCAGTGAATCCAGTGCCGCCATTGACGACTCAAATGACCAAGAGGAAGATGACGAAGATGGAACAACAAACGAGTTCCTCTCACGATTCGTTTGGATAATGCGTGGGAAAGTCTCAGAAGCTTACCCAGATTGTGacaagaagatgattgatGGTATGCTTCTGCTTATTGTTGAGAAAGTCGTGGAAGAAATCGAAAGAGGTGGATTCAATAAAGTTGGATCAGCTCCACCTTCACCGTCATCGGAGTTTAGCGATGATCTATGGGCTACTATCTGGGAAGTTAGTAATACAGTGTTGAAAGAtatggagaaagagaggaagaaggagaagatgaagcaaTACGTTCAATCTCCTGAAGTGATGGAGATGTGTAGGTTTGCTGGAGAGATTGGTATTCGTGGTGATTTGCTTAGAGAACTTAGATTTAAATGGGCAAGAGAGAAAATGGACGACGCTGAGTTTTATGAGAGTTTGGAACAGCAACGTGATTTGGATAATTCGATTAGGGAATCTGAAACTGTGGAtggagaagtagaagaagaagggtttgTTCCTTCTGATGAAGTTGAATCTAGGAGTATCTCCCTTCCTAAACGAAAGGGGAAGTTGAAGTACAAGATCTACGGGCTTGAGTTGTCGGATCCGAAATGGGTTGAAATGGCTGATAAAATTCATGAAGCTGAGGAAGAGGCTGATTGGAGAGAGCCTAAACCTGTAACTGGAAAGTGCAAATTGGTTATGGAGAAGCTTGAGTCTTTGCAGGAGGGAGATGATCCTTCAGGGTTGCTTGCTGAATGGGCTGAGTTATTGGAGCCTAACCGTGTGGATTGGATTGCTTTAATTAATCAGTTGCGAGAAGGAAACACTCATGCATACTTAAAG GTGGCAGAGGGTGTCCTGGATGAAAAATCGTTCAACGCTAGCATCTCGGACTACTCAAAACTCATCCATATCCATGCTAAAGAGAATCACATTGAAGATGTTGAGAGGATTCTAAAGAAAATGTCTCAAAATGGGATCTTTCCAGACATTTTAACCGCCACTGCGTTGGTTCATATGTACAGTAAATCAGGCAACTTTGAGCGAGCAACAGAGGCATTTGAAAACTTGAAGAGCTATGGGTTACGGCCAGACGAGAAGATCTACGAAGCCATGATCCTGGGCTATGTAAACGCTGGCAAGCCTAAACTAGGTGAGAGGTTGATGAAAGAGATGCAAGCAAAGGAGTTGAAAGCCTCAGAAGAAGTTTACATGGCTCTGCTTCGAGCTTATGCACAAATGGGAGATGCCAATGGAGCTGCGGggatttcttcttcaatgcaGTATGCATCAGACGGTCCACTGAGCTTTGAAGCATATAGTTTATTTGTGGAAGCATATGGGAAAGCAGGTCAGGTGGATAAAGCGAAAAGTAACTTTGATGAAATGAGAAAGCTTGGCCACAAACCCGATGACAAGTGCATTGCAAATTTGGTCCGAGCTTATAAGGGAGAGAACTCATTAGATAAGGCACTGAGACTTTTGTTGCAGCTGGAGAAAGATGGGATTGAAATTGGTGTGATCACTTACACCGTTCTTGTTGATTGGATGGCTAATCTTGGGCTTATCGAGGAAGCTGAGCAGCTTCTGGTTAAGATCTCTCAGTTAGGAGAAGCTCCACCATTTGAACTCCAGGTGAGCTTGTGCTGTATGTATTCGGGTGTGAGgaatgagaagaagactcTTCAAGCTCTTGGGGTTTTGGAAGCTAAGAGAGATCAAATGGGACCTAACGAGTTTGACAAAGTTATAAGTGCGTTGAAAAGGGGTGGGTTTGAAAAAGATGCGAGAAGAATGTACAAGTATATGGAAGCTCGAAAGTTTTTACCTTCACAGAGATTGCAGATGGATATGGTTGCACCACCTCGAGCTTTTGGGTCTGGATCTGGTAGAGTGAGACGATTTAACTCGTAA